Proteins co-encoded in one Papaver somniferum cultivar HN1 chromosome 5, ASM357369v1, whole genome shotgun sequence genomic window:
- the LOC113281808 gene encoding probable inactive purple acid phosphatase 1: MVRFHGFILLLLLSFISFGGAERKLGDQPLANVAIHKAVVALHESAYVKASPSILGSRGENTEWVTVKFSSPNPSDDDWIGVFSPANFSGATCSPENKMVNPPLLCTAPIKYQFANYSSPDYKKNGSGKLKLRLINQRGDFSFALFSGGVANPKLIAVSNTVQFQNPNAPVYPRLAQGKAWNEMTVTWTSGYGIDEAEPFVEWGRPGGEKMHAPAGTLTFSRKMMCGAPARTVGWRDPGFIHTSFLKELWPNSVYSYKLGHRLFNGTFIWSQEYQFRASPYPGQESVQRVVILGDMGKAEADGSNEYNNYQPGSLNTTREIVRDLKNTDIVFHIGDICYATGYLSQWDQFTSQVQSITSAVPYMIASGNHERDWPGTGSFYGTMDSGGECGVPAETMFYVPAKNRAKFWYSTDYGMFKFCVADTEHDWREGTEQYKFIEECFASADRQKQPWLIFLAHRVLGYSSATWYAEQGSFEEPMGRENLQKLWQKYKVDVAVYGHVHNYERTCPIYENICTTDEKSHYQGPLNGTIHVVAGGGGAGLAKFTTLNTKWSVFKDNDYGFIKLTAFDHSNLLLEYKRSSDGNVYDSFTISRDYRDILACTFDSCPATTMAA; the protein is encoded by the exons aTGGTGAGGTTCCATGGATTTATTCTGTTGTTACTTCTGAGCTTTATAAGCTTTGGAGGAGCTGAGAGAAAACTTGGCGATCAGCCTCTTGCTAACGTTGCTATTCATAAGGCAGTGGTTGCACTCCACGAGTCGGCTTACGTCAAAGCTTCTCCATCGATTCTTGGATCTAGG GGGGAAAATACTGAATGGGTTACTGTTAAATTTAGCTCACCAAACCCTTCAGATGATGATTGGATTGGAGTCTTTTCTCCGGCTAATTTTAG TGGAGCCACTTGTTCGCCTGAAAATAAAATGGTCAATCCTCCCTTACTATGCACCGCACCTATTAAG TACCAATTTGCGAACTACTCCAGCCCAGACTACAAGAAAAATGGGTCTGGAAAATTGAAACTACGGTTGATCAATCAGAGGGGAGACTTTTCTTTTGCATTATTTTCAGGTGGCGTCGCAAAT CCAAAGCTAATAGCAGTGTCGAATACAGTACAGTTTCAGAATCCAAATGCACCTGTTTACCCTCGGTTGGCCCAAGGAAAAGCATGGAATGAA ATGACCGTAACTTGGACTAGTGGATATGGAATTGACGAAGCAGAACCCTTTGTTGAATGGGGTCGACCGGGAGGAGAGAAGATGCATGCTCCAGCTGGCACATTGACATTCAGCCGTAAAATGATGTGCG GTGCACCAGCAAGAACTGTCGGGTGGCGTGATCCTGGATTCATACACACAAGTTTTCTGAAGGAATTGTGGCCCAACTCAGT ATATTCGTACAAACTGGGACATAGATTGTTCAACGGTACTTTCATTTGGAGTCAGGAATACCAATTCAGAGCATCTCCTTATCCTGGTCAAGAATCCGTACAACGTGTTGTTATTCTTGGCGATATGGGAAAG GCTGAAGCTGATGGATCAAATGAATATAACAACTACCAGCCTGGTTCACTTAACACCACCAGGGAGATTGTTCGGGACCTGAAGAATACTGATATAGTGTTTCATATAGGAGATATATGCTATGCAACTGGTTACCTCTCACAGTGGGATCAGTTTACTTCACAAGTTCAGTCTATTACCTCGGCTGTCCCGTACATGATCGCAAG TGGAAACCACGAAAGAGATTGGCCTGGAACAGGATCCTTCTATGGGACTATGGATTCAGGTGGTGAATGTGGTGTGCCAGCTGAAACCATGTTCTATGTTCCTGCTAAGAACAGGGCTAAGTTCTG GTATTCAACCGATTATGGGATGTTTAAGTTCTGTGTAGCTGATACAGAACATGATTGGAGAGAGGGTACAGAGCAATATAAGTTCATCGAAGAATGTTTCGCGTCTGCTGATAGACAAAAACAACCATGGTTGATCTTCCTCGCGCATAGAGTCCTTGGATATTCTTCTGCTACCTGGTATGCTGAGCAAGGATCTTTTGAAGAGCCGATGGGAAGAGAGAATCTCCAAAAACTTTGGCAGAAGTACAAAGTCGACGTAGCCGTGTATGGCCATGTACACAACTACGAAAGAACATGTCCAATCTATGAG AATATTTGCACCACTGATGAGAAATCGCACTATCAAGGTCCTTTAAATGGAACCATTCatgttgttgctggtggtggaggTGCTGGACTTGCGAAATTCACCACCTTAAATACAAAGTGGAGTGTGTTCAAAGACAATGATTATGGCTTCATTAAACTAACCGCATTCGACCATTCAAACCTTCTTTTAGAGTACAAAAGGAGCAGCGATGGgaatgtttatgattctttcacTATATCTAGAGATTATCGAGACATTCTGGCTTGCACATTTGACAGTTGCCCAGCCACTACCATGGCTGCTTGa
- the LOC113281809 gene encoding cyclin-T1-4-like: MAGFLPGDPSLHGMMESGPYNLPQDRQEEGGGRWYLSRKEIEENSPSRTDGIDLKKETYLRKSYCTFLQDLGMRLKVPQVTIATAIIFCHRFFLRQSHLKNDRRTIATVCMFLAGKVEETPRPLKDVILVSYEIMHKKDPAAVQRIKQKEVYEQQKELILIGERVVLATLGFDFNVNHPYKPLVEAIKKFKVAQNALAQVAWNFVNDGLRTSLCLQFKPHHIAAGAIFLAAKFLKVKLPSDGEKVWWQEFDVTPRQLEEVSNQMLELYEQNRMPPSHGSEMEGSADGGVSHRPPTKTHSASEELASVNGHMQATGVSTAKSGAVPTNRPASDHSYVDNDSDPGRNSQNPGSDHGSDVRSAVSDHKVDGDVKDHRLLERESVGEAINRSRQAEDQERSIKVNAETMEAGEWKNDDTQYKSSRVLSKESGHPLGQSPQDAIKKIDKDKLKAAMEKRKKLRGDVARKMDLTDEDDLIERELEDGVELAVEDDKIKRERRQSWLKPSTNRSDLENPSYGHDQHHEDIGDGQSSHVHDTENVEEGEFSQLESPRSNNNRKRKAGSSPLPNKHQLDGKQQRHDYNGPSYHHSHTERDHKRQGKDH; encoded by the exons ATGGCTGGCTTCTTGCCTGGGGATCCTTCGCTTCACGGAATGATGGAAAGTGGCCCATATAACCTTCCCCAGGATAGGCAAGAGGAAGGCGGTGGGCGGTGGTATCTATCTAggaaagaaattgaagaaaactCTCCATCAAGGACTGACGGAATTGATTTAAAGAAAGAGACATATCTGCGCAAGTCATACTGTACATTTCTACAGGATTTAGGGATGCGACTGAAAGT GCCCCAGGTAACTATAGCTACAGCTATAATATTTTGTCATCGCTTTTTCCTTCGCCAGTCTCACTTAAAGAATGATAGAAGG ACCATCGCAACGGTGTGCATGTTTCTAGCAGGgaaggttgaagaaactcctCGACCGCTCAAAGACGTTATCCTCGTCTCCTATGAGATCATGCATAAAAAGGATCCTGCTGCTGTTCAAAGAATCAAGCAGAAG GAAGTGTATGAACAACAGAAAGAACTGATCTTAATTGGAGAAAGGGTTGTACTTGCGACACTTGGTTTTGACTTTAATGTGAACCACCCTTATAAACCTCTTGTAGAAGCTATCAAGAAATTTAAAGTTGCTCAGAATGCGCTTGCCCAAGTTGCATGGAATTTTGTGAATGACGG GCTGCGGACATCACTATGCCTTCAGTTTAAGCCCCACCATATTGCAGCTGGTGCTATCTTTCTTGCAGCCAAGTTCCTTAAAGTAAAGTTACCGTCAGATGGTGAGAAAGTTTGGTGGCAAGAATTTGATGTCACCCCACGCCAGTTGGAAG AAGTAAGCAATCAAATGTTAGAATTATATGAGCAAAATCGAATGCCACCTTCCCATGGGAGCGAAATGGAGGGAAGTGCTGATGGTGGGGTTAGTCATCGACCCCCAACAAAAACACACTCCGCCAGCGAAGAACTAGCTTCAGTAAATGGTCATATGCAAGCTACTGGGGTATCTACAGCAAAGTCAGGAGCAGTGCCAACAAATCGACCAGCATCTGACCACTCATATGTCGATAATGATTCTGATCCTGGGAGGAATTCACAAAATCCAGGTAGTGACCATGGCAGTGACGTGAGAAGTGCTGTTTCAGACCATAAAGTGGACGGTGATGTAAAGGATCATCGACTGCTTGAACGGGAAAGTGTAGGGGAGGCTATAAACAGATCACGACAAGCAGAAGATCAAGAAAGGAGTATTAAGGTCAATGCTGAAACAATGGAAGCAGGGGAGTGGAAAAATGATGATACACAATACAAGAGTAGTAGAGTTTTGAGCAAGGAAAGTGGTCATCCTCTAGGCCAGTCACCACAGGATGCCATCAAAAAGATTGACAAGGACAAACTGAAAGCAGCTATGGAGAAACGGAAGAAATTACGCGGAGATGTTGCACGTAAGATGGACTTAACTGATGAGGATGATCTGATTGAGAGAGAGTTGGAAGACGGTGTTGAGTTGGCTGTTGAGGATGACAAAATCAAACGGGAGAGGAGGCAAAGCTGGCTTAAACCTTCCACGAATAGGTCTGACCTTGAAAACCCTAGTTATGGGCATGATCAGCATCACGAGGATATTGGAGATGGCCAGTCGTCGCATGTGCATGACACTGAGAACGTTGAGGAAGGAGAATTCTCTCAGTTAGAATCTCCAAGATCTAACAACAACAGGAAGAGAAAGGCAGGAAGCAGCCCACTGCCAAACAAGCATCAGTTGGACGGAAAACAGCAACGCCATGATTACAATGGGCCAAGCTACCACCATAGTCACACTGAAAGGGACCACAAAAGACAAGGGAAAGATCACTGA